The Brachyhypopomus gauderio isolate BG-103 unplaced genomic scaffold, BGAUD_0.2 sc96, whole genome shotgun sequence genome has a window encoding:
- the hhatla gene encoding hedgehog acyltransferase like, a isoform X2 gives MGIKTALPKMEIYLYTSVLALALLWAASWIMEASSENVHRKTFKGSVKTGWHYFGRKMDVADFEWAMWFTTFRNHILFALSGHVIFAKICSMISPKHRSLIYMLYGCMTVLIIMGWTYVSLILSHCVVLYSVALIKRKWLCFLAGLTSLATFKMDPFVSWQAGFVTGTFQLQDILFYGGCGFSIMRCMSFALENCEKKDGHYTFMDLIKYNFYLPFFFFGPIMTFDRFHVQANNPDLTRKDREMWNIFIHALVHLGAILVVDVLFHYLYILTIPNDMKLVKDLSDWSLAGLAYFNLVYDWVKAAVMFGVINTVSLLDHLDPPQPPKCITMLYVFAETHFDRGINDWLCKYVYDYIGGNHDGIFKELVATICTFSITTLWLGPCELVYIWSFFNCFGLNFELWVAKLFSLPPLSTIEGLMSEAMSRRIRGLFNAVNFWQIILYNVLSLNSLDFAKLVAKRLLIKGFPVSTILVLLVTYCGIQLIKERERKLALLEEPEPAAPGKPKTD, from the exons ATGGGGATCAAGACAGCCCTTCCTAAGATGGAGATCTATCTCTACACCAGCGTCCTCGCCCTGGCTCTTCTGTGGGCCGCTAGCTGGATCATGGAGGCTTCGAGTG agaATGTGCACAGGAAGACCTTTAAGGGGAGTGTGAAGACTGGGTGGCACTATTTCGGCAGAAAGATG GATGTGGCTGACTTcgagtgggcaatgtggttcaCTACTTTTCGCAACCACATCCTGTTCGCGCTCTCTGGTCATGTGATCTTTGCCAAAATCTGCTCCATGATTTCACCCAAG CACAGGTCACTGATCTACATGCTGTATGGATGCATGACTGTTCTCATCATCATGGGCTGGACGTACGTCTCCCTCATCCTGTCCCACTGCGTCGTCCTCTACAGTGTGGCCCTCATTAAGAGGAAGTGGCTCTGCTTCCTGGCCGGACTCACCAGCCTGGCCACCTTCAAGATGGACCCCTTCGTATCCTGGCAG GCTGGCTTCGTCACCGGCACGTTCCAGCTCCAGGACATCCTGTTTTACGGGGGCTGTGGCTTCTCCATCATGCGTTGCATGAGTTTTGCCCTGGAGAACTGTGAGAAGAAAGATGGCCACTACACCTTCATGGATCTGATCAAGTACAACTTCTACCTCCCCTTCTTCTTCTTCGGACCCATCATGACTTTTGATCGATTCCACGTGCAG GCCAACAACCCCGACTTGACTCGTAAAGACAGAGAGATGTGGAACATCTTCATCCATGCTTTGGTGCACCTTGGAGCCATCTTAGTTGTGGACGTTCTCTTCCATTACCTCTACATTTTGACCATCCCCAATGACATGAAGCTGGTGAAAGATCTGTCTGACTGGTCTTTGG CTGGTTTGGCCTACTTCAATCTGGTCTATGATTGGGTGAAAGCGGCCGTGATGTTTGGTGTTATTAACACGGTGTCTCTGCTGGATCACCTGGACCCTCCACAGCCCCCTAAATGTATCACCATGCTGTATGTCTTCGCCGAAAC GCACTTTGACAGAGGAATCAATGACTGGCTGTGCAA GTATGTCTATGACTACATTGGAGGCAATCATGATGGGATCTTCAAGGAGCTGGTCGCCACTATCTGCACCTTTTCCATTACGACTCTCTGGCTTGGACCCTGTGAGCTGGTGTACATCTGGTCTTTTTTCAACTGCTTTGGCCTGAACTTTGAGCTGTGGGTGGCTAAGCTCTTCTCTCTACCGCCCCTGTCTACCATTGAA GGCCTGATGTCGGAGGCAATGTCACGGCGAATCAGGGGACTGTTCAACGCAGTTAACTTCTGGCAAATCATCCTTTACAACGTCCTCTCACTCAACAGTCTGGACTTCGCCAAGCTGGTGGCCAAAAGATTGCTCATCAAGG GATTCCCTGTGTCCACCATCTTGGTGCTCTTAGTGACTTACTGTGGCATCCAGCTGATTAAGGAGAGGGAGCGGAAACTGGCCCTGTTGGAGGAGCCAGAACCAGCAGCGCCAGGCAAACCCAAAACGGATTAG
- the hhatla gene encoding hedgehog acyltransferase like, a isoform X1, translated as MGIKTALPKMEIYLYTSVLALALLWAASWIMEASSENVHRKTFKGSVKTGWHYFGRKMDVADFEWAMWFTTFRNHILFALSGHVIFAKICSMISPKAGIDGHKHRSLIYMLYGCMTVLIIMGWTYVSLILSHCVVLYSVALIKRKWLCFLAGLTSLATFKMDPFVSWQAGFVTGTFQLQDILFYGGCGFSIMRCMSFALENCEKKDGHYTFMDLIKYNFYLPFFFFGPIMTFDRFHVQANNPDLTRKDREMWNIFIHALVHLGAILVVDVLFHYLYILTIPNDMKLVKDLSDWSLAGLAYFNLVYDWVKAAVMFGVINTVSLLDHLDPPQPPKCITMLYVFAETHFDRGINDWLCKYVYDYIGGNHDGIFKELVATICTFSITTLWLGPCELVYIWSFFNCFGLNFELWVAKLFSLPPLSTIEGLMSEAMSRRIRGLFNAVNFWQIILYNVLSLNSLDFAKLVAKRLLIKGFPVSTILVLLVTYCGIQLIKERERKLALLEEPEPAAPGKPKTD; from the exons ATGGGGATCAAGACAGCCCTTCCTAAGATGGAGATCTATCTCTACACCAGCGTCCTCGCCCTGGCTCTTCTGTGGGCCGCTAGCTGGATCATGGAGGCTTCGAGTG agaATGTGCACAGGAAGACCTTTAAGGGGAGTGTGAAGACTGGGTGGCACTATTTCGGCAGAAAGATG GATGTGGCTGACTTcgagtgggcaatgtggttcaCTACTTTTCGCAACCACATCCTGTTCGCGCTCTCTGGTCATGTGATCTTTGCCAAAATCTGCTCCATGATTTCACCCAAG GCTGGTATAGATGGCCATAAG CACAGGTCACTGATCTACATGCTGTATGGATGCATGACTGTTCTCATCATCATGGGCTGGACGTACGTCTCCCTCATCCTGTCCCACTGCGTCGTCCTCTACAGTGTGGCCCTCATTAAGAGGAAGTGGCTCTGCTTCCTGGCCGGACTCACCAGCCTGGCCACCTTCAAGATGGACCCCTTCGTATCCTGGCAG GCTGGCTTCGTCACCGGCACGTTCCAGCTCCAGGACATCCTGTTTTACGGGGGCTGTGGCTTCTCCATCATGCGTTGCATGAGTTTTGCCCTGGAGAACTGTGAGAAGAAAGATGGCCACTACACCTTCATGGATCTGATCAAGTACAACTTCTACCTCCCCTTCTTCTTCTTCGGACCCATCATGACTTTTGATCGATTCCACGTGCAG GCCAACAACCCCGACTTGACTCGTAAAGACAGAGAGATGTGGAACATCTTCATCCATGCTTTGGTGCACCTTGGAGCCATCTTAGTTGTGGACGTTCTCTTCCATTACCTCTACATTTTGACCATCCCCAATGACATGAAGCTGGTGAAAGATCTGTCTGACTGGTCTTTGG CTGGTTTGGCCTACTTCAATCTGGTCTATGATTGGGTGAAAGCGGCCGTGATGTTTGGTGTTATTAACACGGTGTCTCTGCTGGATCACCTGGACCCTCCACAGCCCCCTAAATGTATCACCATGCTGTATGTCTTCGCCGAAAC GCACTTTGACAGAGGAATCAATGACTGGCTGTGCAA GTATGTCTATGACTACATTGGAGGCAATCATGATGGGATCTTCAAGGAGCTGGTCGCCACTATCTGCACCTTTTCCATTACGACTCTCTGGCTTGGACCCTGTGAGCTGGTGTACATCTGGTCTTTTTTCAACTGCTTTGGCCTGAACTTTGAGCTGTGGGTGGCTAAGCTCTTCTCTCTACCGCCCCTGTCTACCATTGAA GGCCTGATGTCGGAGGCAATGTCACGGCGAATCAGGGGACTGTTCAACGCAGTTAACTTCTGGCAAATCATCCTTTACAACGTCCTCTCACTCAACAGTCTGGACTTCGCCAAGCTGGTGGCCAAAAGATTGCTCATCAAGG GATTCCCTGTGTCCACCATCTTGGTGCTCTTAGTGACTTACTGTGGCATCCAGCTGATTAAGGAGAGGGAGCGGAAACTGGCCCTGTTGGAGGAGCCAGAACCAGCAGCGCCAGGCAAACCCAAAACGGATTAG